From one Bos javanicus breed banteng chromosome 15, ARS-OSU_banteng_1.0, whole genome shotgun sequence genomic stretch:
- the NECTIN1 gene encoding nectin-1, whose translation MARMGLAGAAGRWWGLALGLTAFFLPGAQAQMVQVNDSMYGFIGTDVVLHCSFANPLPGVKITQVTWQKATNGSKQNVAIYNPAMGVSVLAPYRERVEFLRPSFTDGTIRLSRLELEDEGVYICEFATFPAGNRESQLNLTVMAKPTNWIEGTHAVLRARKGQDEKVLVATCTSANGKPPSVVSWETRLKGEAEYQEIRNPNGTVTVISRYRLVPSREAHRQSLACIVNYHMDRFWESLTLNVQYEPEVTIEGFDGNWYLQRMDVKLTCKADANPPATEYHWTTLNGSLPKGVEAQNRTLFFRGPINYSLAGTYVCEATNPIGTRSAQVEVNITEFPYTPSPPEHGRRAGPVPTAIIGGVVGSILLVLIVVGGIVVALRRRRHTFKGDYSTKKHVYGNGYSKAGIPQHHPPMAQNLQYPEDSDDDKKAGPLGGSSYEEEEDEEGGGGERKVGGPHSKYDEDAKRPYFTVDEAEARQDGYGDRTLGYQYDPEQLDLAENMVSQNDGSFISKKEWYV comes from the exons GCGCCCAGGCCCAGATGGTCCAGGTGAACGACTCCATGTACGGTTTCATCGGCACGGACGTGGTGCTTCACTGCAGCTTCGCCAACCCGCTGCCGGGTGTGAAGATCACCCAGGTCACATGGCAGAAAGCCACCAATGGCTCCAAGCAGAACGTGGCCATCTACAACCCAGCCATGGGCGTCTCGGTGCTGGCCCCATACCGCGAGCGCGTGGAGTTCCTGCGGCCCTCCTTCACAGATGGTACCATCCGCCTCTCCCGCCTGGAGCTGGAGGACGAGGGCGTCTACATCTGCGAGTTTGCCACCTTCCCTGCGGGCAACAGAGAGAGCCAGCTCAATCTCACTGTGATGG CCAAACCCACCAACTGGATAGAGGGCACCCATGCAGTGCTTCGAGCCAGGAAGGGGCAGGATGAAAAGGTCCTGGTGGCCACCTGCACGTCAGCCAATGGGAAGCCTCCCAGTGTGGTGTCCTGGGAAACGCGGCTGAAGGGCGAGGCGGAGTACCAGGAGATCCGGAACCCCAACGGCACGGTGACCGTCATCAGCCGCTACCGCCTGGTGCCCAGCCGAGAAGCCCACCGGCAGTCCCTGGCCTGCATAGTCAACTACCACATGGACCGCTTCTGGGAAAGCCTCACCCTCAACGTGCAGT ACGAGCCCGAGGTGACCATCGAGGGGTTTGATGGCAACTGGTACCTGCAGCGGATGGATGTGAAGCTCACGTGCAAAGCCGATGCCAACCCCCCAGCCACTGAGTACCACTGGACCAC GCTGAATGGCTCCCTCCCCAAGGGCGTGGAGGCCCAGAACAGAActctcttcttcaggggacccATCAACTACAGCCTGGCAGGAACCTATGTCTGTGAGGCCACCAACCCCATCGGCACCCGCTCAGCCCAGGTGGAGGTCAATATCACAG AGTTCCCCTATACCCCGTCTCCTCCCGAACACGGGCGGCGCGCAGGGCCAGTGCCCACGGCCATCATTGGGGGCGTGGTGGGGAGCATCCTGCTGGTGCTGATTGTGGTCGGCGGGATCGTGGTGGCCCTGCGCCGGCGCCGGCACACCTTCAAGGGCGACTACAGCACCAAGAAGCATGTGTACGGCAACGGCTACAGCAAGGCGGGCATCCCCCAGCACCACCCGCCCATGGCCCAGAACCTGCAGTACCCGGAGGACTCGGACGACGACAAGAAAGCCGGCCCCCTGGGTGGGAGCAGCTACGAGGAGGAAGAGGACGAGGAGGGTGGAGGGGGCGAGCGCAAGGTGGGCGGCCCCCACTCCAAGTACGACGAGGACGCCAAGCGGCCCTACTTCACTGTGGACGAGGCCGAGGCCCGTCAGGACGGCTACGGGGACCGGACTCTGGGCTACCAGTACGACCCTGAGCAGCTGGACTTGGCCGAGAACATGGTCTCTCAGAACGACGGGTCTTTCATTTCCAAGAAGGAGTGGTACGTGTAG